Proteins from a single region of Spirochaetota bacterium:
- a CDS encoding Gfo/Idh/MocA family oxidoreductase has protein sequence MKRYRVAQVGCGKRGEIHVKGFSENPDRFEIVGLCDMDASRLAAVGDAYDVKKRYTDLETMLDETKPDVFCFVTLPHGRLSMVELAVKHRVQGLAFEKPMATSLREARAIRDLCAAHGIKAVVSHQQKYLDSMRKMKSIMDSGDIGTVETIHVKAVSWFSQLGTHLVDYALWMGGARARWVVGHMNGRDKLTDSHPSTDYLLGQFGLENGKRVIFESGYLAPRQERTGDTYDMFWTNNRLTAYGTHGYAWSETNGRWGAFTKSSGGSVIGGEFDRWSDAQRRLQTPYLAELADWLDDGTKVHSCNIETAYHGYEIIEGMCFSALDNTRIDLPLGDLPNGDVIDRAAREVPSCIGSDGFNAETKKWSFAV, from the coding sequence ATGAAACGATACCGGGTAGCACAGGTCGGCTGCGGGAAGCGCGGCGAGATACACGTCAAGGGATTCTCTGAGAACCCCGATCGCTTTGAGATCGTCGGTCTTTGCGATATGGATGCATCGCGCCTTGCCGCCGTGGGTGATGCCTACGACGTGAAGAAGCGATACACCGACCTGGAAACCATGCTCGATGAAACGAAGCCGGATGTATTCTGTTTTGTAACACTTCCGCACGGGCGTCTGTCGATGGTCGAACTCGCCGTGAAGCACCGGGTACAGGGGCTTGCCTTTGAAAAACCGATGGCGACTTCGCTCAGGGAAGCACGCGCCATCCGCGATCTCTGCGCCGCACACGGCATAAAGGCCGTCGTATCGCATCAGCAGAAATATCTTGACTCAATGAGAAAGATGAAGTCCATCATGGACAGCGGGGACATCGGTACGGTGGAGACGATACACGTAAAGGCCGTATCCTGGTTTTCGCAGCTCGGTACGCATCTCGTCGACTATGCGCTCTGGATGGGCGGTGCCAGGGCACGGTGGGTCGTCGGCCATATGAACGGCAGGGACAAACTCACCGATTCACACCCCTCGACCGATTATCTCCTCGGACAGTTCGGTCTTGAGAACGGCAAGCGGGTGATTTTCGAATCGGGATACCTCGCCCCGCGGCAGGAAAGGACCGGCGACACGTACGACATGTTCTGGACGAATAACCGCCTCACCGCATACGGCACGCATGGCTATGCCTGGTCGGAGACCAACGGGCGCTGGGGGGCGTTCACAAAAAGCTCAGGCGGCAGTGTCATCGGCGGGGAATTCGACCGCTGGTCGGACGCGCAGCGCAGATTGCAGACGCCCTATCTTGCCGAGCTTGCCGATTGGCTCGATGATGGCACGAAAGTACATTCATGCAATATCGAAACGGCGTATCACGGATATGAGATCATCGAAGGCATGTGCTTCAGCGCCCTTGACAATACGCGCATCGATCTCCCCCTCGGGGATCTTCCCAACGGCGATGTCATCGATCGCGCGGCGCGTGAAGTCCCCTCGTGCATCGGCAGCGACGGATTCAACGCTGAGACAAAAAAATGGTCGTTCGCGGTATAA
- a CDS encoding FAD-dependent oxidoreductase — MKIDDTRDLPVLAEVDVLVAGGGLGGIAAATASARAGAKTMLIERNSYAGGVATAGLCCSIFNCYYTADHRLAVTGIPVEIADTLAAAEGYGKKWHDHKGHIIYDVESAKRIFDRMLTDAGVAVQFGTMISGVVKRGDTLAGLIVESASGREVILAKTVIDATGETEVAHRAGAPLKTKPPWARHSLCFRFGNADIDAFVTYLEKHPGEYPEYMDVDWTFAEALAHYRDTRTFLFPHGGFMQLSVVQKAVAAGTFTRTAGVHDTLDACQMHGIAERSTMHVVTGLTDLPRGVNAHDISHAIMDGRTMAAIVADFFNKNIPGFERAFISQTADNLGIRATRWLDGDFVFTKAMRTQRTACDDRIARGAVQLDVKKHAGKDAWGVQTFTNDMFDIPYRALIPRTVDGLIIGAGRSISAEDPFLLRVMAHTMAIGQAAGTAGAVAAKSGRSVRTVDVAVVQSELVRQGVSL, encoded by the coding sequence ATGAAGATAGATGATACACGAGATCTGCCGGTACTCGCCGAGGTCGATGTCCTTGTCGCCGGCGGCGGGCTCGGCGGCATAGCCGCGGCGACAGCTTCCGCACGTGCGGGGGCGAAGACCATGCTCATTGAGCGGAACAGCTACGCCGGCGGGGTTGCGACGGCAGGTCTCTGCTGCTCGATATTCAACTGCTATTATACGGCCGATCATCGCCTTGCCGTTACCGGAATACCTGTGGAGATAGCCGATACGCTTGCGGCAGCCGAAGGTTATGGAAAGAAGTGGCATGATCATAAGGGCCATATCATCTACGATGTGGAATCGGCCAAGCGCATCTTTGACCGAATGCTCACGGATGCCGGCGTTGCCGTTCAGTTCGGTACGATGATATCCGGCGTTGTAAAGAGAGGCGATACGCTTGCCGGGCTCATTGTCGAAAGCGCATCCGGGAGAGAAGTGATACTCGCGAAAACCGTTATCGATGCCACCGGCGAGACCGAGGTCGCGCATCGCGCGGGCGCTCCGCTCAAAACGAAGCCGCCATGGGCGCGGCACAGCCTGTGCTTTCGTTTCGGCAATGCCGATATCGACGCGTTCGTGACGTATCTTGAAAAACATCCCGGTGAATACCCGGAATACATGGACGTCGACTGGACATTCGCCGAAGCGCTCGCCCATTACCGCGACACGAGGACATTCCTTTTCCCGCACGGCGGTTTCATGCAGTTAAGCGTTGTGCAGAAGGCTGTCGCCGCAGGAACATTCACCCGGACGGCGGGCGTGCATGACACGCTCGATGCCTGTCAGATGCACGGTATTGCGGAAAGATCCACGATGCATGTCGTCACCGGGCTTACCGATCTGCCGCGCGGTGTCAATGCACATGATATTTCGCACGCGATAATGGACGGGCGCACGATGGCGGCGATCGTCGCCGATTTTTTCAATAAGAACATCCCCGGGTTCGAGCGGGCGTTCATATCGCAGACGGCGGACAATCTCGGCATACGTGCGACACGCTGGCTTGATGGCGACTTTGTTTTTACGAAAGCGATGCGCACGCAGAGGACAGCATGCGATGACAGAATAGCCCGCGGCGCGGTTCAGCTCGATGTGAAGAAACATGCGGGGAAGGATGCCTGGGGTGTGCAGACGTTCACCAACGATATGTTCGATATACCGTATCGTGCGCTCATCCCGCGTACCGTCGATGGGCTTATTATCGGCGCGGGGCGGAGCATAAGCGCAGAAGATCCGTTCCTCCTTCGCGTCATGGCGCACACCATGGCGATAGGACAGGCGGCCGGCACTGCGGGCGCTGTTGCGGCGAAGAGCGGAAGATCGGTGCGCACAGTCGATGTTGCTGTGGTGCAGAGCGAGCTTGTGCGGCAGGGCGTATCGCTCTAA
- a CDS encoding sugar phosphate isomerase/epimerase yields the protein MIRFGAPVFTDPIKKTGGAGESHGSSATDPVALARAVKKKGYRAAYAPQVDVNDRAAVRAVRDAFAEEDIMIAEVGYWQNLVDTDTAARDRNRDTMTDALRLADELGAQCAVNIFGSYCRGNGNSRHVGMNFSDDAFDEAVSMARSFIDAVRPRRASFCYEMFPFDITDSPENIERLIEAVDRPLFGVHLDLVNLINCPRAYFRSGDIIRDCVRRFGGRIVSAHAKDIRMKEPSISVILEEVMAGTGGLDIAAYLHALSELPHDVPLMLEHLASEAEYDTAAAHYRSVAMQEGISL from the coding sequence ATGATACGATTCGGTGCACCGGTATTCACGGATCCGATAAAAAAAACCGGCGGTGCCGGTGAAAGTCACGGCAGCAGCGCAACAGACCCCGTAGCCCTCGCCCGTGCGGTAAAGAAAAAAGGTTATCGCGCGGCATACGCTCCGCAGGTCGATGTGAACGACCGTGCTGCAGTACGGGCCGTCCGCGATGCGTTCGCCGAAGAAGATATCATGATCGCCGAGGTGGGCTACTGGCAGAACCTCGTCGACACCGATACCGCGGCGCGGGACAGGAATCGAGACACAATGACCGATGCCCTCCGCCTTGCCGACGAACTGGGGGCGCAATGCGCGGTGAATATCTTCGGATCGTACTGCCGCGGCAACGGGAACTCGCGGCATGTCGGGATGAATTTTTCCGATGATGCGTTCGATGAAGCGGTATCGATGGCGCGTTCTTTCATCGATGCGGTCAGGCCGCGCCGGGCATCGTTCTGCTATGAGATGTTCCCGTTCGACATCACCGACTCGCCGGAGAATATCGAGCGTCTGATCGAAGCGGTCGATCGCCCTCTGTTCGGCGTACATCTTGACCTCGTCAATCTCATCAACTGCCCGCGCGCATATTTCAGGAGCGGCGACATCATTCGCGACTGCGTGCGGCGTTTCGGCGGCAGGATCGTATCGGCCCATGCAAAGGATATCCGTATGAAGGAACCCTCCATCAGCGTCATCCTCGAGGAAGTGATGGCCGGCACCGGGGGGCTTGATATCGCCGCATACCTCCATGCGCTGAGCGAACTGCCGCATGATGTTCCGCTCATGCTCGAACATCTTGCCTCCGAAGCTGAATACGATACCGCGGCGGCTCATTACCGATCGGTAGCTATGCAGGAAGGGATATCCCTGTGA
- a CDS encoding sialidase family protein — protein MKLTMGEEHVIVRGIRPEEQLWGAYQFPRPYKLGDRFVVAVHVTDDDIKSFGERNRWFESRDGGDHWAEIDAAIATQCGLLLQNGERIYFPMESGVSLSKYTFTSQNHYTPDYDFSRKADEGTIPLPDGITHWLGGLEIKAYNADRLPESLSRKEWLAMRTPSGRTKPVEEHVKVDWPYLTRVVYSGGGYDNILKPIFPRGNTKIGPDGAIWVSAFSGEGHINPANGKYSPYYSAELFRSEDYGHSFTRRAHMEYEADGHEYPYQSGGFSDSDFEFMPDGSIVWFFRSTWFAYTGKEWDPMYTSRSTDGGFTWSKPRKFADVGILPRLCRLNCGATLLCYARPGMYVSAAEDAGGTTWTEPLVVMTADDRSSLANRKIDRPSFHEWVGACHNPEIMPLDSNSALLFYSDFYYPDVDGVKRKTILCRKITVEA, from the coding sequence ATGAAACTGACCATGGGTGAGGAACACGTCATTGTGCGGGGCATCCGGCCCGAAGAGCAGCTCTGGGGAGCCTATCAATTCCCCCGGCCCTACAAACTCGGCGACCGGTTCGTCGTCGCAGTGCATGTCACCGATGATGACATCAAATCCTTCGGCGAGAGGAACCGCTGGTTCGAAAGCCGCGACGGAGGAGATCATTGGGCGGAGATCGACGCGGCGATCGCTACCCAGTGCGGACTGCTTCTCCAGAATGGCGAGAGGATATACTTCCCGATGGAGTCGGGCGTAAGCCTCTCGAAATACACGTTCACGTCGCAGAACCACTACACACCCGATTACGACTTCAGCAGGAAGGCGGATGAGGGGACTATCCCTCTCCCCGACGGTATCACGCACTGGCTCGGCGGCTTGGAGATAAAGGCCTATAACGCCGACAGACTCCCGGAGAGCCTTTCCAGGAAGGAGTGGCTCGCAATGCGGACGCCCTCAGGCAGGACTAAACCCGTAGAGGAGCATGTCAAAGTCGACTGGCCGTATCTGACGCGCGTTGTTTATTCGGGCGGCGGCTATGACAACATCTTAAAGCCGATATTCCCGCGCGGCAACACGAAGATCGGCCCCGACGGCGCGATCTGGGTGAGCGCGTTCTCCGGCGAGGGACATATCAACCCGGCCAACGGGAAGTACAGCCCCTATTACTCGGCGGAACTTTTCCGCTCCGAGGACTACGGTCATTCCTTCACGCGGCGCGCCCATATGGAATACGAGGCCGACGGCCATGAATATCCCTACCAGAGCGGCGGTTTCAGCGACAGCGATTTCGAGTTCATGCCCGACGGCTCGATCGTCTGGTTCTTCAGGTCGACCTGGTTCGCCTATACCGGCAAGGAGTGGGACCCGATGTACACATCCCGCTCGACGGATGGCGGATTCACGTGGTCGAAGCCGCGCAAGTTCGCGGACGTCGGCATCCTGCCGCGCCTGTGCCGGCTTAACTGCGGTGCGACGCTCCTCTGCTACGCGAGGCCCGGCATGTACGTCTCTGCCGCCGAAGATGCCGGGGGGACCACTTGGACAGAGCCGCTCGTCGTTATGACCGCGGACGACAGAAGCAGTCTCGCCAACAGAAAGATCGACAGGCCGAGCTTTCATGAGTGGGTCGGGGCATGCCACAATCCGGAGATCATGCCGCTTGACAGTAACAGCGCGCTACTTTTCTACAGCGACTTCTATTATCCGGATGTAGACGGCGTGAAGCGTAAGACGATACTCTGCAGGAAGATCACGGTGGAAGCATAG
- a CDS encoding helix-turn-helix transcriptional regulator → MTQWISRIAPTVRVGHAGISRKAETQFIEPLRIIYDHQLVMFSKGDYRLVINGKEYPCGEHTYIIVPPGVLHVTHGPRSGGGMRRWVHFDWQWEEYKKTPIVTYHPARPDASLMRNAPSYVPKGIFAGRITSRARLYDLHDAIVERANAPDAYVQRRARGLFLQLITELLDSSDDGPLPAADVSGYSIAQRTRLFLQERLSTESGDRSIRTAIASLGFSYEHQARLFKNAFGITPLAYVHAARIARAKELLVYTQKKIFRIAEAIGYESPNYFSRMFRRYAGETPQQYRDRMQV, encoded by the coding sequence ATGACACAGTGGATCTCACGCATAGCGCCGACGGTGCGCGTCGGGCATGCAGGCATTTCGAGAAAAGCGGAGACGCAGTTCATAGAACCGCTGCGCATCATCTACGACCATCAACTCGTCATGTTCTCAAAAGGGGATTATCGTCTTGTCATTAACGGGAAGGAGTACCCCTGCGGTGAACATACTTATATCATCGTTCCGCCCGGCGTGCTTCATGTGACCCATGGCCCGCGATCCGGGGGCGGCATGCGGCGCTGGGTGCACTTCGATTGGCAATGGGAAGAATATAAAAAGACACCCATCGTCACGTATCATCCGGCACGACCGGACGCATCGCTCATGAGGAATGCCCCGTCATATGTGCCCAAGGGGATATTTGCAGGACGCATCACGTCGAGGGCGCGGCTGTACGATCTGCACGATGCGATCGTTGAACGGGCGAATGCTCCCGATGCATACGTGCAGCGACGCGCGCGGGGGCTGTTCCTGCAGCTCATCACTGAGCTCCTTGATTCGTCCGATGACGGTCCTCTGCCCGCGGCGGATGTGAGCGGTTATTCGATCGCGCAGCGGACGCGTCTTTTTCTGCAGGAGCGGCTGTCGACGGAAAGCGGAGATCGCTCGATACGGACAGCAATCGCTTCGCTCGGATTCAGTTATGAACATCAGGCGCGGCTGTTCAAAAACGCGTTCGGTATAACGCCGCTTGCCTACGTGCACGCGGCACGGATCGCTCGGGCAAAGGAGCTGCTTGTATACACTCAGAAGAAGATATTCCGTATCGCCGAAGCGATAGGCTATGAATCGCCGAATTATTTTTCACGGATGTTCCGCCGCTACGCGGGGGAAACGCCGCAGCAGTACCGCGACAGAATGCAGGTGTGA
- a CDS encoding carbohydrate kinase — protein MECKNDTQPIVVGIGEMLWDILPTGRRPGGAPANFACHAGRLGAHAFAVSAVGNDAHGNALVNALTRSGLDLRYVQRNNRPTGTVTVTLTNGIPSYVIHTNTAWDNIRAGGLSRLAGAADAVCFGTLAQRNAVSRKAIGSFLSHVRHDCLKVFDINLRQNYYSEAVIRRSLAFANILKINDEELPVTARLLSARGTEASIVRALMREFDIGICVLTKGSHGGMVYTRNDAVSYTPKHVRVKDTVGAGDSFTAGFTIGLLRGMAVSEAVAAANDLAAFVCSQKGAMPKHPARISALFSPRPVD, from the coding sequence ATGGAATGTAAGAACGACACACAACCCATCGTTGTCGGTATCGGCGAAATGCTCTGGGATATACTGCCGACCGGCCGCCGCCCCGGCGGAGCACCCGCAAACTTTGCCTGTCATGCGGGGCGCCTCGGCGCACACGCCTTTGCGGTAAGCGCCGTTGGCAATGACGCTCACGGTAACGCGCTCGTGAACGCGCTCACACGAAGCGGTTTGGACCTTCGCTATGTGCAGAGGAATAACAGGCCCACAGGAACGGTGACGGTAACGCTTACGAACGGGATACCGTCGTATGTGATCCATACGAACACCGCATGGGACAATATACGAGCCGGGGGGCTTTCCCGCCTCGCAGGAGCGGCCGATGCCGTCTGTTTCGGGACCCTCGCTCAGCGGAATGCCGTATCACGAAAAGCCATCGGGTCATTCCTTTCGCATGTGCGGCATGACTGCCTTAAGGTGTTCGATATCAATCTCCGACAGAACTATTATTCCGAAGCCGTGATTCGCCGATCGCTTGCATTCGCCAATATATTGAAAATCAACGACGAAGAACTGCCGGTAACGGCAAGGCTGTTGTCCGCGCGCGGCACCGAAGCGTCGATAGTTCGCGCATTGATGAGAGAATTCGATATCGGCATCTGTGTGCTCACGAAAGGGTCGCACGGGGGAATGGTCTACACAAGGAATGATGCTGTTTCATATACACCCAAGCATGTCCGCGTAAAGGACACTGTCGGCGCGGGCGATTCTTTCACCGCGGGATTCACCATCGGTCTGCTTCGCGGCATGGCCGTTTCGGAAGCCGTTGCTGCGGCGAACGATCTTGCCGCTTTTGTCTGTTCACAGAAGGGGGCGATGCCGAAACACCCGGCGCGCATCTCCGCGCTGTTCTCCCCGCGACCCGTCGATTAA